The following DNA comes from Ptychodera flava strain L36383 chromosome 23 unlocalized genomic scaffold, AS_Pfla_20210202 Scaffold_24__1_contigs__length_23054250_pilon, whole genome shotgun sequence.
CTCAGTAACGTTTGCTCCATCCACTTCTTTGCGATGAACCTTCACGTGCGACACAAGGTCACCAGCAGAATTCAGTTTCTTGTCGCACACATGGCACTGGAACGGCATCTCACCGGAGTGAACAATCATGTGACATTTCAGCTGACCACTTTTGAAGAACATCACTCCGCAGAGGTGACATTTGTAGCATTTGACGCCATTGCGCGGGTGGCGTCGTTTATGGTTCACCATCTGTTGATTCGTACTGAACCGCTTATCACAGGTTTCACAATGGAATGGACGTGCACTGATGCGCATGTGATGTCGTTTATGGTTAACCAGCTGTTGATTCCTAGCGAATCGCTTGTCACAAATTTCACACTGGAATGGACGCTCTCCATGGTTCCGTCGAAAATGGTCCTTGAGAATATCAGCACGATTGCTTGCATACTTGCATACTGAGCACTTAAATGGCCTTTCACCTGTGTGGATGAATTTATGCGACTGTAAACTCGATAGCTGAGTAAATGCCCAACCACAATGGTCGCACTGGAATGGTTTCTCTCCTGTATGACGGCGAATATGGACTGCAAGATTTGATTTCCGTGAAAAGTTTTGCCCGCAAGTTTCGCATTGGTATTTTTTCTCTACATGAGCTCTTCTTACATGTTCTTTGAGAGTTATGATGTGGGTGAACATCTTCCCACATTTGTCACATTGTACTTTTTTCTCCTCCTCAGTTGCGTGAGTCTCCTTGTGTACGGTGAGGTGCGTTACTGTATGAAAGGTCTTTTCGCAGACGCTGCACTGGAATGGGCGCACTTTTTTGTGTACTATCCGAATATGCTGCTGCAAATTTGTATATCCGCTGAGAAATTTGCCGCATTCTTTACAAGTGAGTCTTTCCTTTGCATGTTTCTTCTTATGCTCCCTAAACTCCTGCACTTTCTCGAACGTTTCTCCACAAGCCTCACAGGTACTTGATTTCAATTCATCAGGAGTTGCTGCTTTACGAGGTAACTGTCTAACGAAGGTGTACTTGCGCTTGGCTCTTGGTTTAGTCGTAGGTTTGTAGTCCTTGTCCTTATCATCATCAGGGACATCATAAGTGTCTTCATCATCGTCGCTTCCATCTTCAGAAACCTGCTCATTAGCGGGATGTTGAAATGACTCATGGGATACTTTCTTTTCTGCCATTTTCTTGTTCTTTCCCCTTGGCAGTTGGCCGCGCTTTCGTTTGACAATACGCACTGTTGGTTCACAGGCTGTTTTTGGTGATGGTTGTTTTCGTCTACGTGTTCGCCTAAGAGTTGCTGGTGGACTATTATTTAAGGCATTTCTGATTTCTACGGTGTTATCAATATACCTCACTTGCGGCTTGCATTTTTCACCCCCTTTGCTGGGAATCACCATCTCTTGTACATCTATGGACAGagtgaaagaaaatattgttgGGAGCATGCTTGGGATAAGCTGCCATGAGACTATGGATTACAGAATTCTGATTCAACTTCAGAGCCACTACATTTCAGTAATGATCATTGGGTGACACGCATTTggtaaagggacaaagtcgaccatttttcatgactttggttgatgcaagatactacttatattatttgacatgtccaaaaatactgaataaatgggtgataCATTCCAATCATTTTTATGTGGTATAATAATTTTCAGGAATAACTTTGCAAAAACAGAACTTTCTacacaaaatatgtaatattatCACTTTTACATCCAAAAATGTCGACTGAAAATAGTTCTGGGTTACTTTTCAGCCAAATGGTGACTATGCAGCCAGCTATGTTATCAACCATGGACCATGGAATTCAGAAAAGAGTGAGCAACattatataccaaaggcaaGAATTTAAATGTAGTGAAGAATTTACCCTATGAACACCGAGGTCAATaattgtcgcctttataaaatgtaacccagtcaattttctttgcagatttttgccaaaactttgataaaaaactgcagCCAATCAAATTTTAtctccatttggtccaaaattatcaaacacttacagaaaaattcataaaaatttgcaaaatgttgttctcaaattttggtgggaaaaaattacagcactcaaagggttaatgaaaggCCCTTGTACAGGCAATTTGAAGTAACAGTTATTTACACCATAGGGGTACGATGCATGTCAATTGGGCAATCggccatgtaccggtacatgccaAAGTTTTCCTTGAAACTGACAGAAAATTACACATTATTGGAATGTGTAATTGAATCACATAAAAAGCTTTCCATATCTTCCTTTATGATATGGGGCATTATCATATACatatcctagtgacgttcaccgtaaaatatcagctgtGATATTTCAGTGTCACACCTTATTCATGAACTTAAGCCCCTTGCGATCAAATATGGCATCACTTATGCAAATGGTGTTTTTCGTAAAAGCTGCAGACAAAATTCATACCTCCATTTTCAAGACCCAACTTTTCCTTGAGCTTTGAAGCAAACTTGTCTGTTTCCACACCGATGAGTACATCCTTGTGATGTGCATGGAGTCCTTTATCAAAGTATTTGTTCAAGAAGTCATTGGTGCCGTACACGAGGGCATTACTGTCAGAGTCAACCACTTTTAGAAACACTTCACAACTGATTGATTTCACCAAATCATATACCTGAAGACAAACAAGAGAAAAGCATTTAAAGCAACAGCAAGATTGGGTTTTTGTGGTTTTACCAGATACTGAGAGTACAACAGGTATTGCTGGATGTTAAAaaaggaggtcaaaggtcagagggCATACTTTGATCTAAATCCTGTACATAGGCATATTTGGTAGTCCTATAAATCGGTTACTGCACTGTTACCATGTTACTGATGTACTTGCATAATTGGACAGTTGCAAGTAAATTTCCCACAATACAAAAACTTAATTTGG
Coding sequences within:
- the LOC139125099 gene encoding uncharacterized protein isoform X1, translated to MDPSNYPTNRPQNLVNRQGYVMEGQEQRTDRSEYTSSRQEYSADGRPQQGPECMLERQEYIMNRPEYTQNRLEYTGGQECSIHQRETRSDLTLPRPDYSNRQEHAVDKQGNRLKHTMTGPEYTSRPDHAIDRSELNRSEYPTCRPAESVDRPESLTNKPEPAHTVNRPEYSKDRQEYLMNRQTVLSNRSDRISSLNRVEYSVSRPVCSQDIPEYRMSRPDDGVYRLEHTSSTCRSDFEQDKCESAPNRMQQTDKRPECEISCQSELADRPVTDHQRSEYTMNRQRHVADSESQTTNRQEHSVNQTEVSAERTEENMNRYETAQENSNPAPAESASILNTPEDGLNRQESILSRQEDVPNRQKSVLSGPEDVLERQEDVGGRAKSVLNRPEQEVDSQESSAELDSNQKEKLINCVFQTVYDLVKSISCEVFLKVVDSDSNALVYGTNDFLNKYFDKGLHAHHKDVLIGVETDKFASKLKEKLGLENGDVQEMVIPSKGGEKCKPQVRYIDNTVEIRNALNNSPPATLRRTRRRKQPSPKTACEPTVRIVKRKRGQLPRGKNKKMAEKKVSHESFQHPANEQVSEDGSDDDEDTYDVPDDDKDKDYKPTTKPRAKRKYTFVRQLPRKAATPDELKSSTCEACGETFEKVQEFREHKKKHAKERLTCKECGKFLSGYTNLQQHIRIVHKKVRPFQCSVCEKTFHTVTHLTVHKETHATEEEKKVQCDKCGKMFTHIITLKEHVRRAHVEKKYQCETCGQNFSRKSNLAVHIRRHTGEKPFQCDHCGWAFTQLSSLQSHKFIHTGERPFKCSVCKYASNRADILKDHFRRNHGERPFQCEICDKRFARNQQLVNHKRHHMRISARPFHCETCDKRFSTNQQMVNHKRRHPRNGVKCYKCHLCGVMFFKSGQLKCHMIVHSGEMPFQCHVCDKKLNSAGDLVSHVKVHRKEVDGANVTEQTKKPKTPGTNAIESTTDPNHGETHMQMTISPQQQPHPNIPVNHQTQSHSEADRMYVEPLAMPSTVDALWALQHDHW
- the LOC139125099 gene encoding uncharacterized protein isoform X3 encodes the protein MMAFNRLELTSSRSDFEQDKCESAPNRMQQTDKRPECEMNGQSQLVDRPAIEHNRSEYTVNKQRHGTDSENQAASRQENSLNWTWTEDSAEKTEECDYRSETVPENPKPSPAEPAVILHAPENILNGHPSRPEDVVKRPEDVTNRPTAVLNRPEQEVDSPVELDSTQKELIHCVFQMVYDLVKSISCEVFLKVVDSDSNALVYGTNDFLNKYFDKGLHAHHKDVLIGVETDKFASKLKEKLGLENGDVQEMVIPSKGGEKCKPQVRYIDNTVEIRNALNNSPPATLRRTRRRKQPSPKTACEPTVRIVKRKRGQLPRGKNKKMAEKKVSHESFQHPANEQVSEDGSDDDEDTYDVPDDDKDKDYKPTTKPRAKRKYTFVRQLPRKAATPDELKSSTCEACGETFEKVQEFREHKKKHAKERLTCKECGKFLSGYTNLQQHIRIVHKKVRPFQCSVCEKTFHTVTHLTVHKETHATEEEKKVQCDKCGKMFTHIITLKEHVRRAHVEKKYQCETCGQNFSRKSNLAVHIRRHTGEKPFQCDHCGWAFTQLSSLQSHKFIHTGERPFKCSVCKYASNRADILKDHFRRNHGERPFQCEICDKRFARNQQLVNHKRHHMRISARPFHCETCDKRFSTNQQMVNHKRRHPRNGVKCYKCHLCGVMFFKSGQLKCHMIVHSGEMPFQCHVCDKKLNSAGDLVSHVKVHRKEVDGANVTEQTKKPKTPGTNAIESTTDPNHGETHMQMTISPQQQPHPNIPVNHQTQSHSEADRMYVEPLAMPSTVDALWALQHDHW